AGCTCGCCGCCGCACTGCTTCTGCTTGCGCCGCATACGCCCCTGCTGTTCATGGGCCAGGAATATGACGAGGATGCGCCGTTCCAATTCTTCAGTGACTATGGAGACCCGGCGCTACAGCAGGCGGTACGCGAGGGCCGGCGGAAGGAATTCGTGGAGTTCGATTGGATCGACGTACCGGATCCGCAGGATCCTCAGACACTGGAGCGATCGAAGTTGAAGTGGAAGGTCGATGGCGGTTCCGATCGCCGAGGCGAATGTGCCGAGATGCTGGAGTGGTATCGGCGCCTGATCGAGTTGCGCAAGCGCCTCATCATTGCGGGTGAGCGCACCTGCGCGGCGCAGTGGCGCGACGGCAGCCTGGTTCTGCAGGTGCCGCGGGAAAAGGCTCGCGTCATGGTGCTCGCCGGGTTCGGCGCGCCGGCAGCGCGGGATGTCGACGTAAGCGGCTGGGGTGAGGCGATGCGCTCCGAGGCGGACGGGTACGAAGTCGTGGTGTACGAGCGTTAGTGTTGTCGCAGCGCTCGCGCTTAGGGGCAAGCGCGCTCGCATTGTTGCGGCGCCGTTTGAGCACGCGCGCGGGCGGTCTCAGGCCTTGAGCCTGCCGGTCCAGAAGTAGCGCGCGCAGATACTCATGGCAAGCAGCCAAAGCCAGAGAATAAATTGCGTCGTGGTGAAGAAGTTGCTTTCGGACTGGCCGGCGGCGAGTGTAATCGATCGCGCCATGGCCGCCGCGTGCGTGGACTCCGCCGCCGGACGTATGTTGCCGAAAAGGAAATCAAAGACGGGAAAGAAAACGTTGTAGCGTCCGCTGGGAATATCGTGGTGGGCCATGTGATACTCGCGAACCCACCACAATCCCGGCAGCTTCCCGCCCAGGTGCACGCGCCAATGGATCTCCTCGACCAGGACCATGTACAGGCTGAAGCCGACAAGTATTCCCGGCGCGAACCCGAGCTTCCATCGCCAATCGAATAGCAACGCAAATACCCCGTTGATGGCAAAAAGCGCGGCGACCAATAGCGGCGAACTGCCGAAGGTGACGTGCTCGGGTTCCTGCGGCGTGCCGACAGTGAGGTGGTGCATGAGATGGCCTTTGCCGAAGGAGGTGTTCGGCCAATGCAAAAGGTAGCGATGATAGAAGTACTCGAAGGCATTCGACCAAAGAAGGCCGATGAGAATGCCCAGCAGCCATCCCCGAGTTGACATACGAATGAAAGCGCTGGCAATCAATCCGGGAAGCGCGCCGCATGCAATGGCGGTGAGGGCGTTCTTGCGCTTCAGAGTCCGACCGAGCTCGAGGGAGGCGGTCATTCTCGCTTAGATTCCGGAGAAGCCGCCGCGAGTTGCTGCAGGTATCGGCCGAAAGCAGCCATGGAGGCTGGTTTCGGCGGGTGCGCAGCTCGGGCTCACGCCCTCGCGGAACAGCGTGCCGCCGGAAGGGTCTGGGGAATTTTTGGGGAAGCTGACCCACGGCTCACGCCGTGGGCTGGAATTGTGCCGGCTCCGCTACGCCCGGGCTGGAGTGGCGCGCCGTTAGTGTTCCGCAGACCCACATTTGCCAAGCGCAAATGTGGAGCACCAGCGGCGGCATTCAGGTCATAGAATGGCAGCCTTGGCCAGGTCCGCAGAACTCGAGCGTGTGTGCGTCGTGCTGATCGCAACTCGCAATCCTCTGAACATTGGGGCGGCGGCGCGGGCCATGGCTAATTTTGGCTTTCATCGACTGAGAGTGGTGAATCCCTACGAGCCGTCCTTTCGCGAAGCGCGCTCGGCGGTGGGCGCCGGCGAGATCCTGGCGAAGGCGGAACGATTTGAGAGCGTGGCGGACGCGGTGGCCGATTGTGCGTTGGTAGTGGGCACGAGCGCGATGCGCAGCCGCGAAGCACAGCACCCCCTCAGGCGCCTGGACGCCGGAGCGCGCCTGATCAAAAAGCAACTCTCATCAGGCCCGGTGGCGATCCTGTTTGGCTCGGAGAAGGTTGGACTCTCAACATCGGACCTCAGCCACTGCCACTGGATGCTGCGGATTCCGACAGGCGAGAGGCAGCCCTCGATGAACCTGGGACAGGCGGTCGCCGTCTGTCTCTACGAACTTGCGCGCGAAAAGACGACCGCGCGGGACACCAGCAAGCCGGAAACTGCGGCCGCAGGTGAGGTGGAGCGGATCACGGAATTGCTGCTGGAGTCGCTGCGTGCCAGCGGCTACCTGAAACCACGAGCGTCTTTGGCGACGGAAGAAAAAATACGGCGCCTGGTTCGCCGTTTGCGGATTGAAGCAGACGATGCCGAGGTGTGGCTGGGGATGCTGCGACAGATGCTGTGGAAGATGCGGCGAACCGGGCCGCGGCCGGCGGAATAAATTCCGCGTTCCGAAATCCCAGGCCTCACACAATCTCGATGAGCCGCGCCAGCAGCGCGGTCCGGCGCGGAAGTTCGGAGATCACGATGGACTCATTGATGGCGTGGGCGCCTTCGCCGACCGCGCCGAGTCCATCGAGCGTGGGGATGCCGAGCGCGGCGGTGAAATTGCCGTCGGAACCGCCGCCTACGGAAGCTTCGCCAACTTCAAAGCCGAGTTCGCGGGCGGCAGCCTGTGCGTGGCGAAACAGAGCGACCACCTTCGGCGTGCGTTCCAGCGGCGGCCGGTTGATGCCGCCAGTGACTTGCAAGCGACAGGCCTTGTCGAATGGGCGCAAGCCGCGGAACTTGCGCTCGAGGCGCTGCGCGTCTGCCAGGCGGGCAATGCGCGCGTCCACTTCAACCTCGGCTTGGGCGGCGACCACGTTGGTGCGCGTGCCACCGCGGATGATGCCGGGATTCACGGTGATTCCACGTTTCATGTCGGTGAAGGCGGCGATGCGCTCGATCTGACGCGCAAGCTCGATGATCGCGCTGTGGCCGTTCTGGGGGTCGAGGCCGGCGTGCGACGAGATTCCAGTCACCTTGACCTGGTATTCGCCGACGCCCTTGCGCGCGGTCTTGAGCGAGCCTTTCACTCCCGCAGACGGCTCAAGCACGAAAACGGCGGCCGATTGCTTGGCCAGCCTGGTAAGCAGAGCGCGCGATGAGGCGGACTTCACTTCTTCGTCGCTGACCAGGAGGACAGTCACGGGACGGGGAAGGGCGCCGAGAAGCTGCTGGAGGGCGTCCACGGCGAAGATCATTTGCGCGATGCCGGCCTTCATGTCGTAAACGCCGGGACCGTAGAGGCGGCCATTGCGTTCGCGCGCCGGCATCATCTTGAGCGTGCCGACGTCCCAGACGGTGTCCATGTGCCCGAGGAGAAGGACGGGCTGGGCACGGCTGTCGGCGGCAAAGTCGGCCTGCAGGTGTTCTCCAAATTCCCGCGTGGGGTGGAGTCGGACACGCGCGCCAATGCCGGCAAATGTCTTTGCCAGAGATTGCGCAAACAGGTCCACCGCGGGTTTGTTGAAGCTGGGAGATTCCTGCTCGACCAGGTGGCGGATGGTCCGCACCATTTCGCCACGACGGCGTTCGAGCGCTGCAAGCAGTGGAAGTTTCTTGGCGGCAGTCATGCTTTCGCTATAATGCCTGATTCACCGTGCAATCATGGACACAGAAGCAACGAGGGAACCAAAAACGACGCTGGGCATCGAAGAAATCCAGCGCATTTTGCCGCATCGCTACCCGTTTCTGCTGATCGATCGGGTAGTGGATTTGACGCGCAAGGAGCGCATTGTCGCGCTCAAGAACGTAACCATCAACGAGCCCTTCTTCCAGGGACATTTCCCCGGCTATCCAATTATGCCGGGAGTGCTGATGGTGGAGGCAATCGCGCAGGCGGGCGGCGCGCTGCTGCTGACCGAGATCGCGGACCGGGAGCAGAGCCTGATGGTGTTTTCCGGGATCGAGCGGGCGCGCTTCCGGCGTCCGGTGGTGCCGGGAGACCAGTTGCGGATCGAGGTAACCGTGCTGGCGTGGCGGCGCAATGCGGTGCGCATGGAAGGGAACATCTTCGTGGGCGACAAGCGTGTCTGCGAGGCCATCGTGAGCTGCCGGCTGGTACCGCGAGCCGGCAGCATCGAGCCGGCGGAGGGCGAGGATCCCGCGTGATCGCGAATCGCGCGCGGCATCAATTGAAAGCTCGAACCTAACTTCCTTGATCCACTCCACTGCCATTGTCGATTCCAGCGCGAGGATTCCCGAATCCTGCCGCATCGGTCCTTATTGCATTGTCGGGCCGCAGGTGGAGATGGGAGAGAGCTGCGAGTTGATCGCGCACGTGGTGCTGCATGGGCCGACGCGCATGGGACGCAACAATCGTATTTTTCCGTTCGCGGCGGTCGGCATCGATCCGCAGGACCTGACGTACAAAGGCGAGCCGACCTGGCTGGAGATGGGCGACGACAACACCATTCGCGAGTGCGTGACCATCAACCGGGGGACCGCAAAAGGCGGCGGGGTGACGCGAATCGGCAACGGCATCCTTATTATGGCGTACACGCATATCGGCCACGATTGCGTGATCGGCGATCATGCCATGCTGGTGAACGCGGCGACGCTGGCGGGCCACGTGATCGTGGAGCCGTGGGCGGTGGTGGGAGCGCTCTGCCCGGTGCATCAGTTCGTGAGGATAGGGGCGCACAGCTACATCGGCGGCGGAACCACCATCACGCAGGACGTGCTGCCGTTTTCCAAGACCAGCGCGGCGCGAGACAACCGGGCGTATGGGCTCAATTCCGTCGGACTGAAACGGCGAGGCTTCAGCGACGATCGCTTGCGCAAACTGCATCACGCATACAAAGTGCTGCTGGCGTCAAAGCTGAACACGTCGCAGGCGATCGAGCGGCTGCGCGGCGAAGGTGATGTGGGAGAAGATGTCGAGATGCTGCTCCGGTTCATCGAAGCGTCGGAACGCGGAGTGATCAAGTAGTGGGAGAGCAGGATTTCATGGGCTTGCCGGACGGGTTGCCGAAGCCGGAAGACGACGGCGCATGCGATCACCTGGTGGGCATGGCGTTTCCATCGATTGCGCTGCCGGCAACGACGGGCGGTAACGTGGATTTATCGAGAGTGCCGGGACGCGCGGTCGTGTTTGTGTATCCGCGCACCGGGCGTCCGGGCGAAGCTCCGCTGGTGGAGGACTGGGACAACATTCCTGGGGCGCGCGGGTGTACGCCGCAAACCTGCGGATTTCGCGACCTGCACGCGGAATTCGCGGCGCTGCATTGCCGTATCTATGGCTTGAGCACGCAGACGACGGAGTATCAGAAAGAAATGACGCGCCGGCTGGGCGTGCTGTTTCCGGTGCTCAGCGATTCCGAACTGCGGCTGGCGTACGCGCTCGGCCTGCCCATGTTCGAAGTTGCAAACCAGGTTTTACTGAAGCGGCTGGTGATG
The sequence above is drawn from the Terriglobales bacterium genome and encodes:
- a CDS encoding M20 family metallopeptidase, whose translation is MTAAKKLPLLAALERRRGEMVRTIRHLVEQESPSFNKPAVDLFAQSLAKTFAGIGARVRLHPTREFGEHLQADFAADSRAQPVLLLGHMDTVWDVGTLKMMPARERNGRLYGPGVYDMKAGIAQMIFAVDALQQLLGALPRPVTVLLVSDEEVKSASSRALLTRLAKQSAAVFVLEPSAGVKGSLKTARKGVGEYQVKVTGISSHAGLDPQNGHSAIIELARQIERIAAFTDMKRGITVNPGIIRGGTRTNVVAAQAEVEVDARIARLADAQRLERKFRGLRPFDKACRLQVTGGINRPPLERTPKVVALFRHAQAAARELGFEVGEASVGGGSDGNFTAALGIPTLDGLGAVGEGAHAINESIVISELPRRTALLARLIEIV
- a CDS encoding sterol desaturase family protein encodes the protein MTASLELGRTLKRKNALTAIACGALPGLIASAFIRMSTRGWLLGILIGLLWSNAFEYFYHRYLLHWPNTSFGKGHLMHHLTVGTPQEPEHVTFGSSPLLVAALFAINGVFALLFDWRWKLGFAPGILVGFSLYMVLVEEIHWRVHLGGKLPGLWWVREYHMAHHDIPSGRYNVFFPVFDFLFGNIRPAAESTHAAAMARSITLAAGQSESNFFTTTQFILWLWLLAMSICARYFWTGRLKA
- a CDS encoding RNA methyltransferase — protein: MAALARSAELERVCVVLIATRNPLNIGAAARAMANFGFHRLRVVNPYEPSFREARSAVGAGEILAKAERFESVADAVADCALVVGTSAMRSREAQHPLRRLDAGARLIKKQLSSGPVAILFGSEKVGLSTSDLSHCHWMLRIPTGERQPSMNLGQAVAVCLYELAREKTTARDTSKPETAAAGEVERITELLLESLRASGYLKPRASLATEEKIRRLVRRLRIEADDAEVWLGMLRQMLWKMRRTGPRPAE
- the lpxA gene encoding acyl-ACP--UDP-N-acetylglucosamine O-acyltransferase; the encoded protein is MIHSTAIVDSSARIPESCRIGPYCIVGPQVEMGESCELIAHVVLHGPTRMGRNNRIFPFAAVGIDPQDLTYKGEPTWLEMGDDNTIRECVTINRGTAKGGGVTRIGNGILIMAYTHIGHDCVIGDHAMLVNAATLAGHVIVEPWAVVGALCPVHQFVRIGAHSYIGGGTTITQDVLPFSKTSAARDNRAYGLNSVGLKRRGFSDDRLRKLHHAYKVLLASKLNTSQAIERLRGEGDVGEDVEMLLRFIEASERGVIK
- the fabZ gene encoding 3-hydroxyacyl-ACP dehydratase FabZ, whose protein sequence is MDTEATREPKTTLGIEEIQRILPHRYPFLLIDRVVDLTRKERIVALKNVTINEPFFQGHFPGYPIMPGVLMVEAIAQAGGALLLTEIADREQSLMVFSGIERARFRRPVVPGDQLRIEVTVLAWRRNAVRMEGNIFVGDKRVCEAIVSCRLVPRAGSIEPAEGEDPA
- a CDS encoding peroxiredoxin, with product MGLPDGLPKPEDDGACDHLVGMAFPSIALPATTGGNVDLSRVPGRAVVFVYPRTGRPGEAPLVEDWDNIPGARGCTPQTCGFRDLHAEFAALHCRIYGLSTQTTEYQKEMTRRLGVLFPVLSDSELRLAYALGLPMFEVANQVLLKRLVMVLDHGKIVKVFYPVFPPDKSAENVLHWMRRDRQGKADGVRN